From Nonlabens sp. Ci31, the proteins below share one genomic window:
- a CDS encoding ribonuclease HII: MLWNQIHKGIVECGTDEAGRGCLCGPVTAAAVILPLDFESELLDDSKKLSRKRRYELRILIEEQALDYHVSHVMMEKIDEINILQASILAMHQAIDGLILRPEHIAVDGNKFNPYREIPATTVIKGDGKYLHIAAASVLAKTYRDDFMSRIAQEHPEYSWESNQGYPTKKHRDAIRKHGATPYHRMTFKLLPDQLTLDL, translated from the coding sequence ATGCTTTGGAATCAAATTCATAAAGGAATAGTAGAATGCGGTACAGATGAGGCTGGTCGAGGCTGTCTTTGTGGACCAGTAACTGCTGCTGCGGTGATTTTACCGCTGGATTTTGAATCTGAATTATTAGATGATAGTAAGAAGCTTTCCCGAAAGCGTAGGTATGAACTCAGGATCTTGATCGAAGAGCAAGCACTGGATTACCATGTGTCACATGTGATGATGGAGAAAATAGATGAGATCAATATTTTACAAGCCAGTATTCTAGCTATGCATCAGGCCATAGACGGATTAATCCTGCGTCCAGAGCACATCGCTGTAGACGGTAATAAGTTTAATCCCTATAGAGAAATACCTGCAACTACCGTGATAAAAGGGGATGGAAAGTATTTGCATATCGCAGCGGCTTCCGTTCTTGCAAAAACCTATAGAGATGATTTTATGTCGCGCATCGCGCAAGAACATCCAGAGTACAGCTGGGAAAGCAATCAAGGTTACCCTACTAAAAAACACCGAGATGCGATTAGAAAACACGGTGCAACACCTTATCATCGCATGACTTTTAAATTACTCCCAGATCAGTTGACATTAGATTTATAA
- a CDS encoding TonB-dependent receptor, with translation MFTKQLVVIAVFLSFCFSNAQECNLVLKGKILDFHDSKALEFAQIYVAQLQKTYISKADGSYEISGLCPGTYEISVSHYDCETKKRKLEIAQNRTLHIFLEHHISELETVKVLADVHDNHASTQSSTRIKAEKIQQYSGASLGDALATVPGVTSLKTGNSVVKPIVHGLYGSRVAIVNDGLRQQDQEWGIEHAPNIDINTASNIQIIKGASALRYGGDAIGGTILIEPARVISKDTLRGHAIIQGQTNGRGGSATTTINNYRASGWYQQATLTYKKLGDFEAPDYVLSNTGSETTAVNLGVGFKTFEYGASAKYSFYNSEIGILRASHIGNASDLVRSINSGQPLIINDFTYDIDAPKQQVAHHGLQFNAFKRFAGLGKLSMDYSFQFNNRKEFDIRRGANAGLASLDIDLQTQNISIYGMADAFENTTYEAGIDFMNQVNRPNAATGVRRLIPDYDAYKVGAFASVTHEPSEKWVLDAGLRYDRYAINATKFYLQSRWEDLGYDEQFAAFEIGREGNQIKTQPDFQYDLFAFTAGAKYLFDTHYDLAINLSSANRAPNPSELFSDGLHHALATIELGRLDLKKEQSYKVNATFHGNEGDLDFEINPYINFVNDFIQLVPTGLETTIRGAFPVFQYEQINARLYGIDLHATYDFYTKKPAEEINTRLDESLYKTVKLLSLETNLSYIHGTSTTADEPLIDMPPAQFQTQLTWYNALVDRLDFKLANQAVFQQNRFPDNNYDVSIPDDQGQLITSTVDISSTPAAYSLWNVGVSYAFAKANTKINLSSNNLFHTQYRNYLNRQRFYADEVGRDIQLQIIYNF, from the coding sequence ATGTTTACTAAACAACTCGTAGTTATAGCTGTATTTCTCAGCTTTTGCTTCAGCAATGCACAAGAATGCAACCTTGTGCTCAAAGGAAAAATACTAGATTTTCACGATTCAAAAGCCTTGGAATTTGCTCAGATTTATGTGGCACAATTACAAAAGACCTATATCTCAAAAGCAGATGGCTCTTATGAAATCAGTGGTCTCTGTCCGGGTACTTATGAAATCAGCGTGTCGCATTACGATTGTGAGACCAAGAAAAGAAAACTTGAAATAGCTCAAAATAGGACGCTCCATATCTTTTTAGAGCATCATATCAGCGAGTTAGAAACAGTAAAAGTACTTGCAGACGTTCATGATAACCATGCCAGTACACAGTCGAGCACCAGAATTAAGGCCGAAAAAATTCAGCAATACAGCGGTGCTTCATTAGGTGATGCACTGGCAACAGTCCCAGGTGTTACTTCACTTAAAACAGGAAACAGCGTGGTAAAACCTATAGTACATGGACTTTATGGAAGTCGTGTAGCGATCGTAAATGATGGGTTGCGACAACAAGATCAAGAATGGGGAATTGAACATGCGCCTAATATAGATATCAATACCGCAAGCAATATCCAAATCATCAAAGGAGCCAGTGCCTTGAGATACGGAGGAGATGCCATAGGCGGCACCATTCTTATAGAGCCTGCCCGTGTCATTTCAAAAGACACCTTAAGAGGTCATGCCATCATTCAAGGACAGACCAATGGTCGTGGCGGTAGCGCAACAACGACCATTAATAATTATCGTGCCTCTGGATGGTACCAGCAAGCAACACTAACCTATAAAAAGCTAGGTGATTTTGAAGCACCAGACTATGTATTGAGCAATACTGGAAGTGAAACAACTGCTGTAAATCTAGGAGTAGGTTTTAAAACATTTGAGTACGGAGCAAGTGCCAAATATTCCTTTTACAATAGTGAGATAGGAATCCTAAGAGCTTCCCATATTGGGAATGCCAGCGATTTAGTACGCAGCATCAACTCCGGGCAACCACTTATTATCAATGACTTTACTTATGATATAGACGCCCCAAAACAACAAGTAGCTCATCACGGGTTGCAATTCAATGCCTTTAAACGATTTGCTGGATTAGGTAAATTGAGTATGGACTATTCCTTTCAGTTCAATAACCGTAAGGAATTTGACATCAGGCGTGGCGCAAATGCGGGGCTCGCTTCTCTAGACATCGATCTACAAACTCAAAACATAAGTATATATGGTATGGCAGATGCTTTTGAAAATACCACCTATGAAGCTGGAATAGATTTCATGAATCAAGTCAACAGACCTAATGCTGCTACTGGTGTAAGAAGATTAATTCCAGATTATGATGCTTATAAAGTAGGTGCATTTGCCAGTGTGACTCACGAACCATCTGAAAAATGGGTGCTGGACGCAGGATTGAGATACGATCGTTATGCTATCAACGCGACCAAATTCTACCTGCAAAGCCGCTGGGAAGATTTGGGTTATGATGAGCAATTTGCTGCATTTGAAATAGGCAGAGAAGGAAATCAAATAAAGACCCAACCAGATTTTCAATACGATCTATTTGCCTTTACCGCTGGTGCAAAATATTTGTTTGACACGCATTATGATCTAGCCATAAATTTGAGTAGTGCTAACCGCGCACCTAATCCTAGTGAGCTCTTCAGCGATGGGTTGCACCATGCCTTAGCAACTATTGAACTGGGAAGGCTGGACTTGAAAAAAGAACAGTCCTATAAAGTAAATGCTACTTTTCATGGAAATGAAGGCGATCTAGATTTTGAAATCAATCCTTATATCAACTTTGTAAATGACTTTATACAGCTGGTTCCTACTGGACTGGAAACAACCATACGTGGTGCGTTTCCTGTTTTTCAATACGAGCAAATTAACGCAAGACTATATGGAATAGATCTTCATGCTACTTATGATTTCTATACCAAAAAACCAGCCGAAGAAATAAATACCCGTCTTGATGAAAGCCTTTATAAAACCGTAAAACTTTTAAGTCTAGAAACTAATTTATCCTATATCCATGGAACAAGTACCACCGCCGACGAGCCTTTAATTGATATGCCGCCAGCGCAATTTCAAACACAACTCACTTGGTACAACGCCTTAGTGGATCGTCTGGATTTCAAGCTTGCCAATCAGGCTGTTTTTCAACAAAATCGGTTCCCAGATAACAACTATGACGTGAGTATTCCAGATGATCAAGGACAACTCATCACTTCTACGGTAGATATTTCTAGCACTCCAGCAGCTTATAGTCTATGGAATGTAGGTGTGAGTTACGCTTTCGCGAAAGCAAATACCAAAATCAACCTTAGCTCCAACAATTTATTCCATACCCAGTACCGCAATTACCTCAACCGACAACGTTTTTATGCAGACGAAGTAGGTCGGGACATACAATTACAAATTATCTATAACTTTTAA
- a CDS encoding fumarylacetoacetate hydrolase family protein produces MKIICIGRNYTDHIEELANERPEEPVVFLKPDTAILLHKQPFFIPPWTEDVHHEVEVVVKINRIGKHIDKKFAHKYYDEIGLGIDFTARDVQQKLKEKGLPWEKAKAFDGAAVISRDFIHKSELPEMDDLDFQLFKNGVLQQDGNTSHMLWKIDEIIAYVSQYFTLKIGDLIYTGTPAGVSKVSENDLLKGVLHGKELFEIRVK; encoded by the coding sequence ATGAAAATTATTTGCATAGGCAGGAATTACACAGATCATATAGAGGAGCTAGCAAACGAGCGACCTGAGGAGCCTGTAGTTTTTCTAAAGCCAGATACTGCCATACTCTTACACAAGCAACCCTTTTTTATTCCGCCATGGACAGAGGATGTACACCATGAAGTGGAAGTAGTGGTAAAGATCAATCGCATCGGTAAGCATATCGATAAGAAGTTTGCCCATAAATATTACGACGAGATAGGCCTTGGGATAGATTTTACAGCTAGAGATGTACAACAAAAGCTCAAAGAAAAAGGATTGCCATGGGAAAAGGCAAAAGCCTTTGACGGAGCAGCAGTGATTTCCAGAGACTTTATTCATAAAAGCGAGCTTCCAGAAATGGACGATCTCGATTTTCAATTGTTTAAAAATGGCGTCTTACAACAAGACGGCAACACCTCGCATATGTTGTGGAAGATAGACGAGATCATCGCTTATGTTTCCCAATACTTCACCCTTAAAATAGGAGACTTGATTTACACAGGAACACCTGCTGGAGTTTCTAAAGTATCAGAAAACGATCTTCTAAAAGGGGTGCTTCACGGCAAAGAGCTCTTTGAAATAAGGGTTAAATGA
- the guaB gene encoding IMP dehydrogenase, translating to MISHESKFLGEGLTYDDVLLVPAYSEVLPREVSIKTKFTRNITLNAPVISAAMDTVTESRMAIAMAQEGGIGILHKNMTIEAQAQKVRRVKRAESGMIIDPVTLTETATIGDAKASMREHSIGGIPIIDADGYIKGIITNRDLRFEKDDSRLVSEVMTSEDLVTAKAGTSLQQAEVILQEYKIEKLLVVDDEGKLEGLITFRDITKLTLQPNANKDTYGRLRVAAAIGVTGDAVERARALVAAGVDAVVIDTAHGHTKGVVDVLKLVKASFPDLEVVVGNVATAEAAKYLADAGADAVKVGIGPGSICTTRVVAGVGFPQLSAIMEVAHALKGTGVPVIADGGIRYTGDIPKAIAAGADCVMLGSMLAGTTESPGETIIYEGRKFKSYRGMGSVEAMQQGSKDRYFQDVEDDIKKLVPEGIVGRVPYKGDLVESMTQFLGGLRAGMGYCGAKDIETLKATGRFIKITAAGMMESHPHDVTITKEAPNYSR from the coding sequence ATGATATCCCACGAATCCAAGTTTTTAGGCGAAGGTTTAACCTACGACGATGTTCTTCTTGTACCTGCTTACAGCGAGGTGCTTCCTAGAGAAGTAAGTATCAAAACTAAATTTACAAGAAATATAACACTCAACGCTCCCGTAATTTCGGCAGCTATGGATACGGTTACTGAAAGCCGTATGGCTATCGCTATGGCGCAAGAAGGTGGTATAGGTATTCTTCATAAGAATATGACCATTGAGGCACAAGCTCAAAAAGTACGTCGTGTAAAACGTGCAGAAAGCGGTATGATTATCGATCCAGTAACCTTGACAGAAACGGCTACTATAGGAGATGCTAAGGCCAGTATGAGAGAGCACAGCATAGGTGGTATTCCTATCATTGATGCAGATGGTTATATCAAAGGAATCATTACCAATCGCGATTTGCGTTTTGAAAAAGACGATTCAAGACTGGTGTCTGAGGTAATGACTTCAGAAGACTTAGTAACAGCAAAAGCAGGTACCTCCCTCCAACAAGCGGAGGTTATTCTTCAAGAATATAAGATTGAAAAACTGCTTGTCGTTGACGATGAAGGCAAACTAGAAGGCTTAATTACTTTCAGAGACATTACAAAATTGACCTTACAACCTAACGCAAACAAGGATACTTACGGTCGCTTGCGTGTTGCGGCAGCTATAGGTGTTACTGGTGATGCGGTAGAAAGAGCTCGTGCGCTAGTTGCTGCAGGAGTAGATGCTGTAGTAATCGACACCGCCCATGGTCATACGAAAGGCGTGGTAGATGTGTTAAAACTAGTTAAAGCAAGCTTTCCAGACCTGGAAGTGGTTGTAGGAAATGTAGCCACTGCTGAGGCTGCAAAATACCTAGCTGACGCTGGAGCAGATGCAGTAAAAGTAGGAATAGGTCCTGGTTCTATTTGTACGACTCGTGTAGTCGCTGGAGTAGGTTTCCCACAATTAAGCGCTATAATGGAAGTAGCTCATGCGTTAAAAGGAACTGGAGTTCCCGTAATTGCTGACGGTGGAATACGTTATACTGGAGATATTCCTAAAGCTATCGCCGCTGGAGCAGATTGTGTCATGCTAGGTTCTATGCTGGCAGGTACGACAGAGTCTCCAGGAGAGACTATTATATATGAAGGCCGTAAATTTAAATCCTATCGCGGTATGGGCTCTGTGGAAGCCATGCAACAGGGTTCTAAAGACCGTTATTTCCAAGATGTGGAAGACGATATTAAAAAATTAGTACCAGAAGGAATCGTAGGTCGCGTGCCTTACAAAGGAGATTTGGTAGAAAGCATGACCCAATTCTTAGGCGGTTTACGCGCAGGAATGGGCTATTGTGGAGCAAAAGATATTGAAACTCTAAAGGCAACAGGCCGTTTTATAAAAATCACCGCTGCTGGAATGATGGAAAGTCATCCTCACGATGTGACCATTACTAAAGAGGCTCCTAATTACAGTAGATAA
- a CDS encoding lmo0937 family membrane protein → MRNILWIIAIICVFIWVLGLIGIGGGMGESNLIHILLVIAVVVILINIISGRKS, encoded by the coding sequence ATGAGAAATATTCTTTGGATCATCGCTATTATCTGTGTTTTTATATGGGTTTTAGGCCTTATAGGTATAGGTGGCGGAATGGGAGAAAGTAATTTAATCCATATTTTACTAGTTATTGCTGTAGTAGTCATACTCATCAATATCATTTCTGGTAGAAAATCATAG
- a CDS encoding putative porin, translating into MQNGNRNDLNRPISNKEVSVEGEKPPITDYLIISQKRDTTYLDTTLTMAKDFKFNYLRKDDFELMPFHNVGQPYNELGKSFDLELLSPRLGSRARHQNYYEIDDIFDYYVPTPLTDLYFKTVVNQGQQLEALFTSNLSPQFNFSISYKGVRSAGNYDNTLTSSGNFKFTSNYTSKDKAYRLRVHTVFQDHLNEENGGLEAASLQGFIDDEANFQNRGRLEPNLTDAESLLDGKRFYIDHDYELIGEKDSTSYYSGRVYNKAYYEDKFYQFSQTNADENFLGDAYISSNLQDKTNLEEGMIEAGVSYEHHLLGFYKAGVARHKYNYGYDRLINQNSGIINNRLIGELYQFKAAFEKRIGKFDVTANGGVNIAGDLAGQFINGQASYKFKDFDVKAGLAISSRAPDFIFTLHQSDYLNYNWQNSFNNIEKQELSFLIDSENYVNAQVTFTTLQDHVYFAQNLVTNTNNAVTGYNALPLQASGDITYLKIKLSKDISFLRHFGLDNTLMYQKVTQTDDIINVPDLTARSTFYYKNRFFKNALLLQTGITAKYFTEYHMDGYDPVLGEFYSQNTEELGGFPMIDIFVNAKIRQTRIFFKLEHANQLFANNTDYFSAPRNPYRDFSIRFGMVWNFFL; encoded by the coding sequence TTGCAAAATGGAAATAGAAACGATCTTAACAGACCTATTAGCAACAAGGAAGTGTCTGTAGAAGGAGAGAAACCGCCTATTACAGATTACCTGATTATCTCTCAAAAACGCGATACCACTTATCTGGATACCACACTTACCATGGCAAAGGATTTTAAATTCAACTACCTGCGTAAGGACGATTTTGAGCTTATGCCCTTTCATAACGTGGGACAGCCTTACAATGAATTGGGTAAAAGCTTTGACCTGGAACTTCTTTCTCCCCGATTAGGATCTCGAGCAAGACATCAAAATTATTATGAGATCGATGATATTTTTGATTACTATGTCCCTACTCCATTAACCGATTTATATTTTAAAACAGTAGTGAATCAAGGACAGCAATTAGAGGCATTATTTACTTCTAACCTATCACCTCAATTCAATTTCTCTATCAGCTATAAAGGAGTGCGCAGCGCGGGTAACTACGACAACACGCTAACCAGTTCTGGTAATTTTAAGTTTACCTCCAACTATACCTCAAAAGATAAAGCTTACCGACTGAGAGTTCACACCGTTTTTCAAGATCATTTAAATGAAGAAAACGGCGGACTAGAAGCAGCTTCTTTACAAGGCTTTATAGATGACGAAGCCAATTTTCAAAACAGAGGAAGACTAGAACCCAACCTCACCGATGCCGAGAGCCTTCTGGACGGAAAACGTTTTTATATAGACCACGATTACGAACTTATAGGAGAAAAAGACAGTACTTCTTATTACAGCGGTCGCGTTTATAACAAAGCCTATTACGAAGATAAATTCTACCAGTTTTCTCAAACTAATGCTGACGAAAACTTTCTGGGTGACGCCTATATTTCTTCTAACCTACAAGACAAAACAAATCTGGAAGAGGGAATGATAGAAGCTGGCGTTTCTTATGAGCATCATTTGTTAGGATTTTATAAAGCTGGAGTTGCTAGACATAAATACAACTACGGCTACGATAGATTGATCAATCAAAACAGTGGGATCATCAACAACCGATTGATAGGAGAATTGTATCAGTTCAAAGCAGCCTTTGAAAAGCGTATCGGCAAATTTGATGTTACGGCAAACGGTGGTGTGAATATCGCGGGGGACCTAGCTGGACAATTTATCAACGGGCAAGCTTCCTATAAATTTAAAGATTTTGATGTCAAAGCTGGACTAGCGATCAGTTCTCGCGCACCAGATTTTATCTTTACACTTCATCAAAGCGATTACCTCAACTACAACTGGCAAAACAGCTTCAACAACATTGAAAAGCAAGAATTGAGCTTCCTAATCGATTCTGAGAACTATGTGAACGCTCAAGTGACTTTTACAACCCTACAAGATCATGTGTATTTTGCACAGAACCTAGTTACCAATACCAATAATGCAGTAACTGGTTATAACGCCTTACCACTTCAGGCCAGTGGAGATATTACCTATCTCAAAATTAAACTCAGTAAAGACATTAGCTTTTTGAGGCACTTCGGACTTGATAATACTCTGATGTATCAAAAGGTGACACAAACCGATGACATCATCAACGTGCCCGACCTCACAGCGCGCAGTACTTTCTACTACAAAAACAGGTTCTTTAAAAATGCTTTATTACTACAGACAGGAATCACAGCAAAGTATTTTACAGAATACCATATGGATGGTTACGATCCAGTTTTGGGGGAGTTTTACAGTCAAAACACAGAGGAACTAGGTGGTTTCCCGATGATAGATATATTTGTAAATGCAAAAATCAGACAGACCAGAATCTTCTTTAAACTGGAACATGCCAACCAGCTTTTTGCTAACAATACCGATTATTTTAGTGCCCCGCGCAATCCGTATCGGGACTTTAGTATTCGTTTTGGGATGGTCTGGAATTTCTTTTTGTGA
- a CDS encoding type 1 periplasmic binding fold superfamily protein — protein MKKSIQALSLVAVLFMTSCTDDDAVTIINEEELITTVELELTNTADATNVVLFKSVDIDGEGPDDPVITVTGTVNASSTYLGEVRFLNESIAPSEDITEEVIEESNDHEVFYTTSITGLTITKTDVDANGNPLGVLSSFQTGAIGTGILTVVLRHEPIKPNDNTLIGAGGETDAEVSFTFEVE, from the coding sequence ATGAAAAAATCTATCCAAGCTTTAAGCCTAGTTGCTGTATTATTTATGACTTCTTGTACCGATGACGATGCAGTTACCATCATCAATGAAGAAGAACTGATTACCACAGTAGAATTAGAACTCACCAACACCGCTGATGCCACCAATGTGGTCCTATTTAAATCGGTTGATATAGATGGTGAAGGTCCTGACGATCCGGTAATCACTGTTACAGGAACTGTCAATGCCAGCAGTACTTATCTAGGAGAAGTGCGTTTCTTAAATGAATCCATCGCACCGTCAGAAGATATTACAGAAGAAGTGATCGAAGAATCAAATGATCATGAGGTATTCTACACCACAAGCATTACCGGTCTCACGATTACAAAAACAGATGTAGATGCTAATGGGAACCCACTAGGGGTATTATCTAGCTTCCAAACTGGCGCTATAGGAACAGGAATACTAACGGTAGTATTGCGTCATGAGCCTATAAAACCAAATGACAACACATTAATTGGTGCTGGTGGCGAGACCGATGCAGAAGTGAGTTTTACTTTTGAAGTGGAGTAA
- a CDS encoding CinA family nicotinamide mononucleotide deamidase-related protein translates to MKATIITIGDEILIGQIVDTNSAWMAQELNKIGVHVYEIISISDDRAHILSAFAKAESQSDIVLITGGLGPTKDDITKSTICEYLNDELVLNQEVLDHVTQLFAKYIKDPMVSMNKAQAMVPSRAEILKNDYGTAPGMWLEHHKVIFVSMPGVPFEMKEIMSSGVLPRIQEFPDLPYIHHRTILTAGQGESTIATRIEQWEDAMPVHIKLAYLPSLGTVRLRLSTTGTDKALLEKEVDDQIKMLYSLIEDIIVGESNEGSLVEQVSRLFKEQHKTLATAESCTGGKIANLITEIPGASEFFKGSTITYATASKVAILGIDQSLIEQYSVVSGEVAEAMAVAAKNLFQSDYAVATTGNAGPLRGDSDAAVGTVYIGIATEHKSFALKFMMGNHRERVIQKTVNKSFELLQKELLKKQLI, encoded by the coding sequence ATGAAAGCGACCATAATTACTATAGGTGATGAAATACTCATAGGTCAGATTGTGGATACTAATTCTGCATGGATGGCACAAGAGCTCAATAAAATAGGAGTTCATGTGTACGAGATTATTTCTATAAGTGACGATAGAGCTCATATTTTGTCTGCTTTCGCGAAAGCGGAATCACAATCAGACATTGTCCTTATCACAGGTGGATTAGGACCTACAAAAGACGATATTACCAAATCTACTATTTGTGAATACTTAAATGATGAGTTGGTACTTAATCAAGAAGTATTGGATCATGTGACCCAATTATTTGCTAAGTACATCAAGGATCCTATGGTATCCATGAATAAGGCACAAGCTATGGTTCCATCGAGAGCAGAGATCCTTAAAAACGATTATGGAACTGCACCAGGAATGTGGCTGGAGCACCATAAAGTGATTTTTGTTTCCATGCCAGGCGTGCCTTTTGAAATGAAAGAAATCATGTCAAGTGGTGTGCTGCCTAGAATTCAAGAATTTCCAGATTTACCTTACATACATCACAGAACCATATTAACAGCTGGTCAAGGCGAGAGCACCATTGCAACAAGAATAGAGCAATGGGAAGATGCCATGCCAGTTCATATCAAACTAGCTTATTTACCTAGTTTAGGAACCGTTAGACTGCGTTTATCAACTACCGGGACAGATAAAGCACTTCTTGAAAAAGAGGTAGATGATCAGATCAAAATGCTTTACAGCCTTATAGAAGATATTATAGTTGGTGAAAGCAATGAAGGAAGCTTAGTAGAACAGGTAAGTCGTTTATTTAAGGAGCAACATAAAACACTGGCCACAGCAGAAAGTTGTACGGGGGGGAAGATAGCCAACTTAATTACAGAGATTCCGGGAGCTTCAGAGTTTTTTAAAGGAAGTACGATTACCTATGCAACAGCTTCAAAAGTGGCAATATTAGGCATCGATCAATCGCTTATTGAGCAATATTCTGTTGTGAGTGGTGAAGTGGCAGAAGCTATGGCGGTAGCGGCCAAGAATCTATTCCAATCGGATTATGCAGTAGCTACTACAGGAAATGCGGGTCCATTAAGAGGAGATAGCGATGCTGCCGTAGGAACGGTTTACATAGGTATAGCCACGGAGCATAAAAGTTTTGCATTGAAATTTATGATGGGAAATCATCGAGAACGAGTGATTCAAAAGACAGTAAATAAGTCATTTGAATTGCTTCAAAAAGAATTATTAAAAAAGCAGCTAATTTAG
- a CDS encoding Hpt domain-containing protein → MKKVTYDLSQIIEMSDNDPDFIKLMVDTFIEEMPVDLDYLALAIKEEDRENVHRYAHKIKPSLELFGLQGHLNAVVLESWGKGDETKDINKNFKFLYQELQETLIQLKRDF, encoded by the coding sequence ATGAAAAAAGTGACCTACGATTTATCTCAGATCATCGAAATGTCTGATAATGACCCTGATTTTATAAAATTGATGGTAGACACTTTTATAGAAGAAATGCCTGTTGATCTTGATTATTTAGCACTGGCTATAAAAGAAGAAGATCGAGAGAATGTGCATCGCTATGCTCATAAGATAAAGCCTTCCCTAGAACTATTTGGACTTCAAGGACACCTAAATGCAGTGGTATTAGAAAGTTGGGGGAAAGGCGATGAAACAAAGGACATCAATAAAAATTTTAAGTTTTTATATCAAGAACTTCAAGAAACGCTGATTCAGCTTAAAAGAGATTTCTAA